Below is a genomic region from Amycolatopsis sp. 195334CR.
GTCGTTTACAAATGTGGACGTTGTTCACAAATATGAATATCGGCGGCTTGCGGGAAAGGTCTCCAGGCATGGACATGACTCGTCGTCAGTTCGGTTTCCTCGCCACGGCGGTGCCCGTGGCCACGCTCGCCGCCGGACCGCCCGCCAGTGCGGCCCCGGGTGTGCCCGCCGCGATGCGCCGGGCGGCGGCGTTCTTCGACGAGCACCTGTCGCACCGCGGTGGTTACGTCTGGAACTACCTGCCGGACCTGTCGCGCACCTGGGGCGAGATGGCGGCCGAGCGGACCATGTGCTGGGTGCAGCCGCCGGGCACGCCGTCGGTGGGGCACAGCCTGCTCGACGCGTACCACGCCACCGGCGAGGAGCTGTTCTGGCGCGCGGCCGAGCGGACCGGCCTGGCGCTGGCGGAGGTCCAGTTGCCCGGTGGTGGCTGGAACTACGTGCACGACTTCGCCGGGGAGGCGTCGCTGCGCCGGTGGTACGAGACCGTCGGCGCGAACGGCTGGCGGTTGGAGGAGTTCCAGCACTACTACGGCAACGCGACCTTCGACGACGCCGGTACCTCGACGGCGGCGCAGCTGATCCTGCGGCTGTACCTGGAACGCGGCGACCACCGGTTCCGCGCGGCGCTCGACCGGGTGCTCCGGTTCCTGCTCAAGGCGCAGCTCAAGGGCGGCATCGCCGACGGCGGCTGGCCGCAGCGCTTCCCGCGCGTGCCGCGGGCGGTGTCGGACACGCCGTGGCCCGAAGTCCTGCCGTCGTGGCTGCCCGCCGACATCCGGCACGGCATGGAGGACGGCGACTACACCGGCCACGTCACGTTCAACGACGACGTGCTGGGGGAGAACATCAAGTTCCTGCTGATGTGCATGGCGACGCTGGGCAAACCGGAGCTGGCCGGCCCGGTCCGGCGGGCGATGGACTGCCTTCGGCGGCTCCAGCAACCCGGCCCGCGGGCGGGGTGGGGGTTGCAGCACCTCGCGCGTGCCGCCGGTGGCCGCCCGGCCGGTGCGCCGGCGGGGGCGCGCTCGTACGAACCGCGTGCGCTGGCCACGCACACCACGCAGACCAACGTCCAGCAGCTGTTCCACTACTTCCGGCTCACCGGCGACCACGGCTTCCTGGCCGGGGTCCCGGCCGCACTGTCCTGGTTGGACAGTTGCCGGCTGACCGCCCAGCAGCTGGCGGAGAACCCGCTGCTGGCCGGGCGGACGCACCCGACCTTCGTCGACCTGGACACCAACCGGGCTCGGTTCGTGCACCGCTTCGGGTCGAACGTGCGCAACGGGGCGTACTACTCCGACCACGACCACCGGGCGACCCTGAGCCACTATTCGGGTGGCCGCTCGGTCGACACGGCCGCGCTGCGCAAGACCTACGACGAGCTGATGGCGCTGACCCCGCGCGAGGTGGCCGATCTGACGGAGCGGTCACCGTTGAGCGGGAAGGCGGGCCCGCTGCCGCGGTACTTCTCGCTGCGTGACCTCCAACTGACCGACCTCTTCCGCGACGCGCCCCTGCCACTGCCGGTCGTCTCGGACGCGGAGGCCGCCGCCCTGGTGGACAAGCTCGTGGGCGGTGAGTACTGGCTCTCCGCCTCGGACACCACGAACCCGTACCTCGGCCCGGCTCCCGCTACGCCGTACGACGGCAAGGCGTACGTGAGCAAGCACGTGGGGGATGTGTACGACACGTCGCCCTACGACCCGTCGAGCCCGCCGGAGGAGCCGCCTTACCAGCCGGTTCCGCGTCCGCAGGTGATCAGCACCAGTACCTACGTGGCGAACATGGGCAAGCTGGTGGCTTGGCGCGCGGGCTGACCCTCACCGAAGACGAGGCGGTGTCCGCGAGCGGTGTCCATGTACTCGCGGACACGGTGGATAAGCCCGTCCCGGAGTTCGAAGACGAAGCAGTAGTCGTTCGCGTAGTGGTTGCCGTTGGCCAGCGTCGCGGTCATGGTCTCCTCCACGATCACGCGGTCGCCGTCGGCGTGGAACCCGTGGAACGTCACGGTGACGTCGCTGACGAACAAGCGCGGGAAGTCTTCGGCGAGGAATCGCACGATCGCGTCCCGGCCGATCATGTGGTCGGGGATCGCCAGCGCGACGGCGGTGGCGTTGCCCGGGGGTGCCAGCCATTCGGCGTCCTCGGTGAAGACGGCGGCGATCTGGTCGGCGTCGTAAGTGGCGAAGGCCTGCCAGGCGTTCTGGACTGCCTCACGGCTGTGGAGTGGCATGTCCGCGACCCTAGGCGGGCGCGGCGTGGCGGGGCTGGCGGAATCGCGACGTCACCGGGCGTGCCGCCGAAAGGCCGATTGTTCGGCCATCGGGTGGGTGCGATGCTGGCTGGGATCGCTCCCACCACGTTTCGGAGGCGCTCGTGCCGGTGTATCGACTGCGGATCAACGGGATCGAGCGGGAGGTGGAGGCGGCGGCGGACACCCCGCTGCTCTGGGTCCTGCGGGACCAGCTCGGCCTGACCGGGCCCAAGTACGGCTGCGGGGTCGGCGCCTGCGGGGCATGTGTGTCCTTAGTGGACAACCAAGCGGCCAGGGTCTGCGTGCTGCCCGTCGGCGAGCTGGCCGGGCGCGCGGTGACCACCGTCGAGGGCCTGTCCGAGCACGGTGACCACCCGGTGCAGCGGGCCTGGATCGACGGTGACGTGGCGCAGTGCGGGTACTGCCAGGCCGGGCAGATCATGAGCACCGTGGCGCTGCTGCGCGAACGACCGGAACCGTCCGATGCGGACATCGACAAAGCCTTGCGCGACAACGTGTGCCGTTGCGGGACCTACCCGCGCATCCGCAAGGCGGTCCACGCCGCCGCCGAGCTGGCGCGGGAGGAGGGCCGATGACGCTCAGCAGGCGCGGCTTCCTGTCCGCCGCGGGCGCCACGGCCTTGCTGGTGGCGATCCCCTTGCCAGCCGCGGGGAAAACCGAACTCGAGCCCAACGTCTTCGTGCGTGTCGGCGAGGACGGGCGGATCGAGGTGACCGTACCGCGCCCGGACACCGGCCAAGGCGTGCGCACGGTCGCACTACTGCTCGTCGCCGAGGAGCTTTCCGTCGCCCCGCAGCAGATCCAGGTCCACCAGGCGCCGGGGGACAACGCGCGGTACGGCTCACAGTTGATCGCCGGTTCGCAGTCGGTGCAGCTGATGATGGAACCGCTGCGAACAGCCGGCGCGACCGCCCGCTGCCTGCTCGTCGCGGCGGCGGCCCAGCGGTGGCAGGTCCCGGCGGCGCAGTGCCGCGCTCGCGACGGCTACGTCGAGCACCCGCAGCACGGCCGCCTCGCCTACGCGGAACTGGTCGCCGAAGCCGCCGCGATCGACCCGGCCACCGTGCCGGTCACGCTCACCCCGCAGGCGCAATGGCGTTTCCTCGGCAAGGAGAACACGCGGATCGACGCCGCCGACATCGTCACCGGCCGGGCGCGGTTCGGGATCGACGTGCGCGAGCCGGGCACCCAGTTCGCGGTCGTGCGCCGGGCGGACTGGATCGGCGCGACGGTCGCCACCGTGGACGACACCGCCGCGCGAGCCGTGCCCGGCGTGCGCGACGTGGTCCGGCTCGACCCGGCCACCGGCTCGCAGGGCGGCGTCGCGGTGATCGCCGATTCGACCGCCGCCGCGCTGGCCGGGCGCGCCGCGCTGGTGGTCGGCTGGACCGGCGGCACCCCGCAGGCGGACAGCCGGGCGTGGCTCGCCGATCTCGCCGCCGCCGTTCCCGCGCCGCCGGAACCGCCCGGCCCGGTCGGACTCGACCTGACCTACCGCCTGCCGCTGCTGGCCCACGCGCCGATGGAACCGCTCAACGCCACCGCGCACCTCCCCGGCGACGGCACGCTCACCATCCAGGCGCCGACGCAGGATCCGGGCGGCCTCCGCGACCAGCTGGCGCAGATCCTCAAGCTCGACCGGGCCGCGGTGACCGTGCACGCGACGCTGGCCGGTGGTGCCTTCGGCCGCCGCTTCGAACTGGACTTCGTGCTCGAAGCGGTCGCGTGCTCGCGTGCCACCGGAAAGCCGGTGAAACTGCTGTGGACGCGCGACGACGACACCCGGCACGACTCGTACCGGCCGATGTCGGTGCACCGGCTCACCGCCGTGCTCGCCCGCGACGGGGTGCCGCGCTGGCGTTCGCACGGCGTCGCGACCTGGCCGCTGACCACCGTGCCGTTCTTCGGCAAGCCCGAACTCGTGCTGCTCAGCGGTGACCACTTCCCGTACCGCGTGCCCGGGAAACCGGCCGTGGTGCTGCGGCCGTCGCCGGTGCGCACCGGGTTCTGGCGCTCGGTCTACGCCGGTCAGTTCGTCTTCGCCGAGGAGTGCTTCCTCTCCGCGGCCGGGCTGCGGGCCGGACTCGACCAGGTCGAGCTGCGCCGCCGGTTGCTGCCGGTCGGCTCCCGCCTCCGGCGCGTGCTCGACGCGGCCGCCGCGCAGGCGCCGCCGCCCGCCGGGGTGTCGCGCGGGGTCGCCTGCCACCTCGACTACGGCT
It encodes:
- a CDS encoding pectate lyase, which translates into the protein MDMTRRQFGFLATAVPVATLAAGPPASAAPGVPAAMRRAAAFFDEHLSHRGGYVWNYLPDLSRTWGEMAAERTMCWVQPPGTPSVGHSLLDAYHATGEELFWRAAERTGLALAEVQLPGGGWNYVHDFAGEASLRRWYETVGANGWRLEEFQHYYGNATFDDAGTSTAAQLILRLYLERGDHRFRAALDRVLRFLLKAQLKGGIADGGWPQRFPRVPRAVSDTPWPEVLPSWLPADIRHGMEDGDYTGHVTFNDDVLGENIKFLLMCMATLGKPELAGPVRRAMDCLRRLQQPGPRAGWGLQHLARAAGGRPAGAPAGARSYEPRALATHTTQTNVQQLFHYFRLTGDHGFLAGVPAALSWLDSCRLTAQQLAENPLLAGRTHPTFVDLDTNRARFVHRFGSNVRNGAYYSDHDHRATLSHYSGGRSVDTAALRKTYDELMALTPREVADLTERSPLSGKAGPLPRYFSLRDLQLTDLFRDAPLPLPVVSDAEAAALVDKLVGGEYWLSASDTTNPYLGPAPATPYDGKAYVSKHVGDVYDTSPYDPSSPPEEPPYQPVPRPQVISTSTYVANMGKLVAWRAG
- a CDS encoding nuclear transport factor 2 family protein; its protein translation is MPLHSREAVQNAWQAFATYDADQIAAVFTEDAEWLAPPGNATAVALAIPDHMIGRDAIVRFLAEDFPRLFVSDVTVTFHGFHADGDRVIVEETMTATLANGNHYANDYCFVFELRDGLIHRVREYMDTARGHRLVFGEGQPARQATSLPMFAT
- a CDS encoding (2Fe-2S)-binding protein translates to MYRLRINGIEREVEAAADTPLLWVLRDQLGLTGPKYGCGVGACGACVSLVDNQAARVCVLPVGELAGRAVTTVEGLSEHGDHPVQRAWIDGDVAQCGYCQAGQIMSTVALLRERPEPSDADIDKALRDNVCRCGTYPRIRKAVHAAAELAREEGR
- a CDS encoding xanthine dehydrogenase family protein molybdopterin-binding subunit, which translates into the protein MTLSRRGFLSAAGATALLVAIPLPAAGKTELEPNVFVRVGEDGRIEVTVPRPDTGQGVRTVALLLVAEELSVAPQQIQVHQAPGDNARYGSQLIAGSQSVQLMMEPLRTAGATARCLLVAAAAQRWQVPAAQCRARDGYVEHPQHGRLAYAELVAEAAAIDPATVPVTLTPQAQWRFLGKENTRIDAADIVTGRARFGIDVREPGTQFAVVRRADWIGATVATVDDTAARAVPGVRDVVRLDPATGSQGGVAVIADSTAAALAGRAALVVGWTGGTPQADSRAWLADLAAAVPAPPEPPGPVGLDLTYRLPLLAHAPMEPLNATAHLPGDGTLTIQAPTQDPGGLRDQLAQILKLDRAAVTVHATLAGGAFGRRFELDFVLEAVACSRATGKPVKLLWTRDDDTRHDSYRPMSVHRLTAVLARDGVPRWRSHGVATWPLTTVPFFGKPELVLLSGDHFPYRVPGKPAVVLRPSPVRTGFWRSVYAGQFVFAEECFLSAAGLRAGLDQVELRRRLLPVGSRLRRVLDAAAAQAPPPAGVSRGVACHLDYGSAIAVLADVRDHDGTPVVSRVTAAVDVGVALHPSGVRAQVEGGILDAVSTVFGAQITVRDGRVAESSFRDYAWARIDRAPAIDVVILDSGAAPGGLGELAYPPASAAMASAVAALTGVPVTGMPVTAETG